A stretch of Anaeromyxobacter dehalogenans 2CP-1 DNA encodes these proteins:
- the pstA gene encoding phosphate ABC transporter permease PstA, producing the protein MTVRRRKAVGGALALLTGAAAFLVVAMLGVILWDVVRGGAARVSWEFLTAAPEEGMTGGGIFPAIYGTAVMTLLMTVAVLPVGVATAVYLHEYAPPRSGLAGAVRVAVTNLAGVPSIVFGLFGLGFFIQFVGRGLDRALSEPGTLHYGQPALIWASLTLAVLTLPVVIVSTEEALRAVPRELRDASLALGATQSQTLARVVLPGALPGILTGAILAVARGAGEVAPILFTGVAYFLPDLPGSPFSQFMHLGYHVYVLATQSPDVEATRPLLYATVLVLLALTFALNLVAIAIRTRTRRRAAAGH; encoded by the coding sequence GTGACCGTCCGCCGCCGCAAGGCCGTCGGGGGCGCGCTGGCGCTCCTCACCGGGGCCGCCGCCTTCCTGGTGGTCGCCATGCTGGGCGTCATCCTGTGGGACGTCGTCCGCGGCGGCGCCGCCCGCGTCTCCTGGGAGTTCCTCACCGCCGCGCCGGAGGAGGGGATGACCGGCGGCGGCATCTTCCCGGCGATCTACGGCACCGCCGTCATGACGCTGCTCATGACGGTCGCGGTGCTCCCGGTGGGCGTCGCGACCGCCGTCTACCTCCACGAGTACGCGCCGCCCCGCTCGGGCCTGGCCGGCGCGGTGCGCGTCGCGGTGACGAACCTGGCCGGCGTCCCGTCCATCGTGTTCGGCCTGTTCGGCCTGGGCTTCTTCATCCAGTTCGTGGGCCGCGGCCTGGATCGCGCGCTCTCCGAGCCCGGCACGCTGCACTACGGGCAGCCCGCGCTGATCTGGGCCTCGCTCACGCTCGCGGTGCTCACGCTCCCGGTGGTGATCGTCTCCACCGAGGAGGCGCTCCGCGCCGTCCCCCGCGAGCTGCGCGACGCCAGCCTCGCGCTCGGCGCCACCCAGTCGCAGACGCTCGCGCGCGTGGTGCTGCCCGGCGCGCTCCCCGGCATCCTCACGGGCGCCATCCTGGCGGTGGCGCGCGGCGCGGGCGAGGTCGCGCCCATCCTGTTCACCGGCGTCGCCTACTTCCTGCCCGACCTCCCCGGCTCGCCGTTCTCGCAGTTCATGCACCTCGGCTACCACGTCTACGTGCTCGCCACGCAGTCGCCCGACGTGGAGGCGACGCGGCCGCTGCTGTACGCGACCGTGCTCGTCCTGCTGGCCCTCACCTTCGCGCTGAACCTGGTCGCGATCGCCATCCGCACCCGC
- the pstC gene encoding phosphate ABC transporter permease subunit PstC, whose amino-acid sequence MAESASVPAIAPLRRGEDRPLPSIRRRQLREAAIRGIITLIALTGIAAVVLIFVFVAREALPLLTDPEVRGEASFGKMFLPQVLRPSRPPGYMWQPVSGVPKYSMIPLFVGTLKVTAVSMLVSVPVGIAAALYASEFAPRRLREVLKPVIELLAGIPSVVLGFFALMVMATWLQSAFGFTFRLNAVVAGLGLALTVIPVIFTVSEDALQAVPRAYREASLALGATRWETAFRVILPAAAPGVLAGVVLGFGRSIGETMIVLMASGNAAITSWSLGDSVRTLPATIAAEMGEVVFGGAHYSVLFFIGVELFLFTFVLNALAAAFVKRLVRRMSGGAA is encoded by the coding sequence ATGGCTGAATCCGCGTCCGTGCCGGCCATCGCACCGCTCCGGAGGGGGGAGGACCGCCCTCTCCCCTCCATCCGGCGGCGGCAGCTCCGCGAGGCGGCGATCCGGGGGATCATCACCCTGATCGCGCTCACGGGGATCGCCGCCGTCGTCCTCATCTTCGTGTTCGTGGCGCGCGAGGCGCTGCCGCTGCTCACCGACCCCGAGGTCCGGGGCGAGGCGAGCTTCGGCAAGATGTTCCTCCCGCAGGTGCTCCGCCCCAGCCGGCCGCCCGGCTACATGTGGCAGCCGGTGAGCGGGGTGCCGAAGTACTCGATGATCCCGCTGTTCGTCGGCACGCTGAAGGTGACGGCGGTGTCCATGCTGGTCTCGGTCCCGGTCGGCATCGCGGCGGCGCTCTACGCCTCGGAGTTCGCGCCGCGCCGGCTGCGCGAGGTGCTGAAGCCGGTCATCGAGCTGCTCGCCGGCATCCCCTCGGTCGTGCTCGGCTTCTTCGCCCTGATGGTGATGGCGACCTGGCTGCAGTCCGCGTTCGGCTTCACGTTCCGGCTGAACGCGGTGGTGGCCGGGCTCGGGCTGGCGCTGACGGTCATCCCGGTCATCTTCACGGTGAGCGAGGACGCGCTCCAGGCGGTGCCTCGCGCCTACCGCGAGGCCTCGCTGGCGCTCGGCGCCACGCGCTGGGAGACGGCGTTCCGGGTGATCCTGCCCGCGGCCGCCCCGGGGGTCCTCGCCGGCGTGGTCCTCGGCTTCGGCCGCTCCATCGGCGAGACCATGATCGTGCTGATGGCCTCCGGCAACGCGGCCATCACCTCCTGGAGCCTGGGCGACTCGGTGCGCACGCTCCCCGCCACCATCGCCGCGGAGATGGGCGAGGTGGTGTTCGGGGGCGCGCACTACTCGGTGCTGTTCTTCATCGGCGTCGAGCTCTTCCTGTTCACCTTCGTGCTGAACGCGCTCGCCGCCGCCTTCGTGAAGCGCCTGGTGCGCCGCATGTCCGGAGGGGCGGCGTGA
- a CDS encoding phosphate ABC transporter substrate-binding protein, with amino-acid sequence MKRMLLALAALAAAVPALASAAVTVKGSDTMVILAQRWAEDYMNKNPGKKVQVTGGGSGTGIAALINGTTDIANASRSMKSDEKGKVRERYSVLPTEIPVAQDGVALYVNESNPVSQLTIDQLHQIYVGDVTNWKQVGGPDQRIVLYSRENSSGTYVFFKEHVLKGDDYAPAAQTLPGTAAVVNAVAKEKGGIGYGGAAYAKGVKEVKVVGADGQAYAPSAENVKSGKYPLARPLFMYTRAKPAGEVKAFIDYCLSPEGQQLVTKVGYFPIK; translated from the coding sequence ATGAAGCGCATGCTGCTCGCCCTCGCCGCGCTCGCCGCGGCGGTTCCGGCCCTCGCCTCCGCCGCCGTGACCGTGAAGGGCTCCGACACGATGGTGATCCTCGCCCAGCGCTGGGCCGAGGACTACATGAACAAGAACCCCGGCAAGAAGGTGCAGGTCACCGGCGGCGGCTCCGGCACCGGGATCGCCGCGCTCATCAACGGCACCACCGACATCGCGAACGCCTCGCGCTCGATGAAGTCGGACGAGAAGGGCAAGGTGCGCGAGCGCTACAGCGTCCTCCCCACCGAGATCCCGGTCGCGCAGGACGGCGTCGCGCTGTACGTGAACGAGTCGAACCCGGTGAGCCAGCTCACCATCGACCAGCTCCACCAGATCTACGTGGGCGACGTCACCAACTGGAAGCAGGTGGGCGGGCCCGACCAGCGCATCGTCCTCTACTCCCGCGAGAACTCCTCCGGCACCTACGTGTTCTTCAAGGAGCACGTGCTGAAGGGCGACGACTACGCCCCGGCCGCGCAGACGCTCCCCGGCACGGCCGCGGTGGTGAACGCGGTCGCGAAGGAGAAGGGCGGCATCGGGTACGGCGGCGCCGCCTACGCCAAGGGGGTGAAGGAGGTGAAGGTGGTGGGCGCCGACGGCCAGGCGTACGCGCCCAGCGCCGAGAACGTGAAGAGCGGGAAGTACCCGCTGGCCCGCCCGCTGTTCATGTACACGCGCGCCAAGCCGGCCGGCGAGGTGAAGGCGTTCATCGACTACTGCCTCTCGCCCGAGGGCCAGCAGCTCGTCACCAAGGTCGGCTACTTCCCGATCAAGTAG
- a CDS encoding porin: MNRLIAAILAVGLAPAALAQEAAAPASSAPAESSEVDTAALKGQVDALAEQLAEMKTDVSGLKKLKFSGYVQPRFGWLEAAKYEKGAPQRDGFYVRRGRFKAVYDTDLAQYVIQLDATPSGVGLKEAYASFKLPFLKGFAIDAGLQLMPFGYDVGIRSSSDLDLLERAMFAGHFLKGEYDLGVALRGAYGPVNFKVGVFNGNGVDGAAGKDNDQRKDVIGRLGVDLGMITGGVSGWYGKTIDYTSATNETYDRVRLGADLQLYLDLLPVGGTALKGEYVWGKTAIGTGAGGAGDSLGLIGYGWDVILTQNVGPWNQVAVRYDTFNPNVKLDRNLAANQGKVFITDEVSAALHTILSSNLKLSVAYYHPMNREKGDTAPSDPKKDSFVAQLQAKF; this comes from the coding sequence ATGAACCGTCTCATCGCCGCCATCCTCGCCGTCGGGCTCGCGCCCGCGGCGCTGGCGCAGGAGGCCGCCGCGCCGGCGTCCTCCGCGCCCGCGGAATCCTCCGAGGTCGACACCGCCGCGCTCAAGGGCCAGGTGGACGCCCTCGCCGAGCAGCTCGCCGAGATGAAGACCGACGTCTCCGGCCTGAAGAAGCTCAAGTTCTCCGGCTACGTCCAGCCGCGGTTCGGCTGGCTCGAGGCCGCGAAGTACGAGAAGGGCGCGCCCCAGCGCGACGGCTTCTACGTCCGCCGCGGCCGCTTCAAGGCCGTCTACGACACCGACCTCGCGCAGTACGTTATCCAGCTCGATGCCACGCCCTCCGGCGTGGGCCTCAAGGAGGCGTACGCCTCGTTCAAGCTGCCCTTCCTGAAGGGCTTCGCGATCGACGCCGGCCTCCAGCTCATGCCGTTCGGCTACGACGTCGGCATCCGCTCCTCCTCCGACCTCGACCTGCTCGAGCGCGCCATGTTCGCCGGCCACTTCCTGAAGGGCGAGTACGACCTCGGCGTCGCCCTCCGCGGCGCCTACGGCCCGGTGAACTTCAAGGTGGGCGTGTTCAACGGCAACGGCGTGGACGGCGCGGCCGGCAAGGACAACGACCAGCGCAAGGACGTGATCGGCCGCCTCGGCGTCGACCTCGGCATGATCACCGGCGGCGTGTCCGGCTGGTACGGCAAGACCATCGACTACACCTCGGCCACCAACGAGACCTACGATCGCGTGCGCCTCGGCGCCGACCTGCAGCTCTACCTCGACCTGCTCCCGGTCGGTGGCACCGCGCTGAAGGGCGAGTACGTGTGGGGCAAGACCGCCATCGGCACCGGCGCGGGCGGCGCCGGCGACAGCCTGGGGCTCATCGGCTACGGCTGGGACGTCATCCTCACCCAGAACGTCGGGCCCTGGAACCAGGTGGCCGTCCGCTACGACACGTTCAACCCGAACGTGAAGCTCGACCGCAACCTCGCGGCCAACCAGGGGAAGGTCTTCATCACCGACGAGGTCTCGGCGGCGCTGCACACCATCCTCAGCAGCAACCTGAAGCTGTCGGTCGCCTACTACCACCCGATGAACCGGGAGAAGGGCGACACGGCGCCATCCGACCCGAAGAAGGACAGCTTCGTCGCGCAGCTCCAGGCGAAGTTCTAG
- a CDS encoding sensor histidine kinase: MLSRSPLAAAIRALRAELSGGPPADLGRDVRELEELLAERERRRFSALRVPAEQELLAALPDAAALISRDGWVRASNAAFDTLAASGRAAGLTPLEITRSAELSEAVKRALEGTARRLELPIQRRTYLAALSPLLRGEVLVLLRDVTDARRAEATRRDFVANASHELRTPIAAIRAAAETLLSGAVEDPAAGRAFVEIVARHAERLSRLTQDLLDLSRIESRQWTFELAPVGVGALARQVLELFASAARAKGLALRAEVPAGAVVRADGRALEQVLVNLVDNAVKYTAAGSVTVSAARDGDAWVVSVADTGPGIERHHLPRLFERFYRVDSGRSRDQGGTGLGLAIVKHLVQGMGGEVGVESGAGGTRLWARLPAA, from the coding sequence GTGCTGTCGAGATCGCCCCTGGCGGCCGCGATCCGCGCGCTGCGGGCGGAGCTGTCGGGCGGGCCGCCCGCCGACCTGGGGCGCGACGTGCGCGAGCTGGAGGAGCTGCTCGCCGAGCGCGAGCGCCGGCGCTTCTCCGCGCTGCGCGTGCCGGCCGAGCAGGAGCTGCTCGCCGCGCTGCCGGACGCCGCCGCGCTCATCTCGCGCGACGGCTGGGTGCGCGCCTCGAACGCCGCCTTCGACACGCTGGCCGCGAGCGGGCGCGCCGCGGGCCTGACGCCGCTCGAGATCACCCGCAGCGCGGAGCTGTCGGAAGCCGTGAAGCGCGCGCTGGAGGGCACCGCGCGCCGGCTGGAGCTGCCCATCCAGCGCCGCACCTACCTCGCCGCGCTCTCGCCGCTGCTGCGCGGCGAGGTGCTGGTGCTGCTCCGGGACGTCACCGATGCCCGGCGGGCCGAGGCGACGCGCCGCGACTTCGTGGCGAACGCCAGCCACGAGCTGCGCACGCCCATCGCCGCGATCCGGGCGGCGGCGGAGACGCTGCTCTCCGGCGCGGTGGAGGACCCCGCCGCGGGGCGCGCGTTCGTGGAGATCGTGGCGCGCCACGCCGAGCGGCTCTCGCGGCTCACCCAGGACCTGCTCGACCTCTCGCGCATCGAGTCGCGCCAGTGGACGTTCGAGCTGGCGCCGGTGGGGGTGGGGGCGCTGGCGCGGCAGGTGCTGGAGCTGTTCGCGTCGGCCGCGCGCGCGAAGGGGCTCGCGCTCCGCGCCGAGGTCCCGGCCGGCGCCGTCGTCCGCGCCGACGGCCGCGCGCTCGAGCAGGTGCTCGTGAACCTGGTGGACAACGCGGTGAAGTACACCGCCGCCGGGTCGGTGACCGTGTCGGCGGCGCGCGACGGCGACGCCTGGGTGGTGTCCGTCGCCGACACCGGCCCCGGCATCGAGCGCCACCACCTGCCGCGGCTGTTCGAGCGCTTCTACCGGGTGGACTCGGGCCGATCGCGTGACCAGGGCGGCACCGGCCTCGGCCTCGCCATCGTGAAGCACCTGGTCCAGGGCATGGGCGGCGAGGTCGGCGTCGAGAGCGGCGCCGGCGGCACCCGGCTCTGGGCCCGCCTGCCGGCGGCGTGA
- a CDS encoding response regulator, giving the protein MTSVLLVDDERDLLSLLDFNLRASGFETLLATTGEQALSHLRRRVPDLVLLDVMLPDVSGTEVCRQIKSDPRTRHVPVVMLTAKGDEVDRVVGFELGADDYVTKPFSVRELVLRLKAVLRRAGARPSERPPESVGPIRVDVESHRVYVDGAEVVLTPLEFKLLTTLMSRLGRVQSRDQLLEDVWEMSAEVETRTVDTHVKRLREKLGSGRDLLETVRGIGYRLVDPSEKR; this is encoded by the coding sequence GTGACGTCCGTTCTCTTGGTGGACGACGAGCGAGACCTGCTCTCGCTCCTCGACTTCAACCTGCGCGCGTCCGGGTTCGAGACGCTGCTCGCCACCACCGGCGAGCAGGCGCTCTCGCACCTCCGCCGCCGCGTGCCGGACCTCGTCCTGCTCGACGTCATGCTGCCCGACGTCTCGGGGACGGAGGTGTGCCGGCAGATCAAGTCCGACCCCCGCACCCGGCACGTCCCGGTGGTGATGCTCACCGCCAAGGGCGACGAGGTGGACCGGGTGGTCGGCTTCGAGCTGGGCGCCGACGACTACGTGACCAAGCCGTTCAGCGTGCGCGAGCTGGTGCTCCGGCTGAAGGCGGTGCTCCGCCGTGCCGGCGCGCGCCCGTCGGAGCGCCCGCCGGAGTCGGTCGGGCCCATCCGCGTGGACGTGGAGTCCCACCGCGTCTACGTGGACGGCGCGGAGGTGGTGCTCACGCCGCTCGAGTTCAAGCTGCTCACCACGCTCATGTCGCGGCTGGGCCGGGTGCAGTCGCGCGATCAGCTCCTCGAGGACGTGTGGGAGATGTCCGCCGAGGTCGAGACGCGCACGGTGGACACGCACGTGAAGCGGCTCCGTGAGAAGCTGGGGTCGGGACGGGACCTGCTGGAGACGGTGCGGGGGATCGGCTATCGCCTCGTGGATCCGAGCGAGAAGCGCTGA
- a CDS encoding OmpA family protein — MRPAAAALLLPALACAAGARPPSALGAADAGPSRCLLLAPFENASDAPHAGEAATAAVRAALDPARTAALADDDLRALFRETPLELPEGVSPSLALELAELTGADAAVYGTVEGRSRDAAAPTLLVSLRVVDAGRRELLVAETVPVRPAAGEAPEDAIRRALAAARPALARLGDASGRRCFDPARLGALRGVAMAEVRRQPAPAPAAVVVPVAAAAMPAAPGPAAEPAGTRTPRQADWARRLAAGERFLLEDASFAGRTAELQRDGGLADLVLALAAAPGVAVRVEAFVDATPDAQADQRLSQAMADAAVGRLRELGVAERRLSGVGCGGERPLLPNFTVRGRTANRRLEIVGHAEP, encoded by the coding sequence ATGCGCCCGGCCGCCGCAGCCCTGCTCCTGCCCGCCCTCGCCTGCGCCGCCGGCGCGCGGCCCCCGTCCGCGCTGGGCGCCGCGGACGCCGGGCCGAGCCGCTGCCTGCTCCTGGCGCCGTTCGAGAACGCCAGCGACGCGCCGCACGCCGGCGAGGCGGCCACCGCCGCGGTGCGGGCCGCGCTCGATCCCGCCCGGACCGCCGCGCTCGCCGACGACGACCTGCGCGCGCTGTTCCGCGAGACGCCGCTCGAGCTTCCGGAGGGCGTCTCCCCCTCGCTCGCGCTCGAGCTCGCCGAGCTGACCGGCGCGGACGCGGCGGTCTACGGCACGGTGGAGGGCCGCTCGCGCGACGCGGCCGCGCCCACCCTGCTCGTGTCGCTGCGCGTGGTCGACGCCGGCCGCCGCGAGCTGCTGGTGGCCGAGACGGTCCCGGTCCGCCCCGCCGCCGGCGAGGCGCCCGAGGACGCCATCCGGCGCGCCCTCGCCGCGGCGCGCCCGGCGCTGGCGCGCCTCGGGGACGCCTCGGGGCGCCGCTGCTTCGACCCGGCCCGCCTCGGCGCGCTTCGCGGCGTGGCGATGGCCGAGGTGCGCCGCCAGCCCGCGCCGGCGCCGGCCGCCGTGGTGGTGCCGGTCGCCGCCGCGGCGATGCCGGCGGCGCCCGGGCCCGCGGCGGAGCCGGCGGGCACGCGCACGCCGCGGCAGGCGGACTGGGCGCGGCGACTTGCCGCAGGGGAGCGCTTCCTGCTCGAGGACGCCTCCTTCGCCGGACGGACCGCGGAGCTCCAGCGCGACGGCGGCCTGGCCGACCTCGTGCTCGCGCTCGCCGCCGCGCCGGGTGTGGCGGTCCGGGTCGAGGCGTTCGTGGACGCCACGCCCGACGCGCAGGCCGACCAGCGCCTCTCGCAGGCCATGGCCGACGCGGCCGTCGGGCGCCTGCGCGAGCTGGGCGTGGCCGAACGACGTCTCTCCGGGGTCGGATGCGGCGGGGAGCGCCCGCTCCTCCCCAACTTCACCGTTCGTGGACGTACCGCGAACCGGCGTCTCGAGATCGTGGGGCACGCCGAGCCGTGA
- a CDS encoding GGDEF domain-containing protein: protein MEASQPGRTPAVMALAPPQDAAVRSAFASTPLAWLLGAFATILSVGAVDSLTRSDVSLILFYLVPIGFGTWFVSLRWGAALAVASAAVSTGADVLWRLQHAAQDLAIGTQVWNGFMLLGTATALVLVLGALKGRLEGQELLARTDALTQIANRRAFIEAAQLELERARRHGRPLTVAYVDCDDFKLVNDRLGHAEGDALLVTVAQTLRGGTRAVDAVARLGGDEFGLLLPETDAAMADALLGRLLATLQAAVTRHGGWKVGFSVGAAVFLSPPDDVDDLMARADELMYGAKRHAKGSIRLDVFGGIAPVAADGTDPR, encoded by the coding sequence GTGGAAGCCAGTCAGCCGGGCCGGACGCCAGCGGTGATGGCGCTCGCGCCGCCGCAGGATGCGGCGGTGCGCTCCGCGTTCGCGTCCACGCCGCTGGCGTGGCTGCTGGGCGCGTTCGCCACCATCCTCTCGGTGGGCGCGGTGGACTCGCTCACCCGCAGCGACGTCTCGCTCATCCTCTTCTACCTGGTGCCCATCGGCTTCGGGACCTGGTTCGTCTCGCTGCGCTGGGGCGCGGCGCTGGCGGTGGCGAGCGCGGCGGTCTCCACCGGCGCGGACGTGCTGTGGCGCCTGCAGCACGCCGCGCAGGACCTGGCGATCGGGACCCAGGTGTGGAACGGCTTCATGCTGCTCGGCACCGCGACCGCGCTGGTGCTCGTGCTCGGCGCGCTGAAGGGGCGCCTGGAGGGGCAGGAGCTGCTCGCCCGCACCGACGCGCTCACGCAGATCGCGAACCGGCGCGCGTTCATCGAGGCGGCGCAGCTCGAGCTGGAGCGCGCCCGCCGCCACGGCCGGCCGCTCACGGTGGCGTACGTGGACTGCGACGACTTCAAGCTGGTGAACGACCGGCTCGGCCACGCGGAGGGCGACGCGCTGCTCGTCACGGTGGCGCAGACGCTGCGGGGCGGCACGCGCGCGGTGGACGCGGTGGCGCGCCTCGGCGGCGACGAGTTCGGCCTGCTGCTGCCCGAGACCGACGCGGCCATGGCCGATGCGCTGCTCGGACGCCTGCTGGCGACGCTGCAGGCCGCGGTCACGCGGCACGGCGGCTGGAAGGTGGGCTTCTCGGTGGGCGCCGCGGTGTTCCTGTCCCCGCCGGACGACGTGGACGACCTGATGGCCCGCGCCGACGAGCTCATGTACGGCGCCAAGCGGCACGCCAAGGGCTCGATCCGCCTGGACGTGTTCGGGGGGATCGCGCCGGTGGCCGCGGACGGGACCGATCCGCGGTAG
- a CDS encoding THUMP domain-containing class I SAM-dependent RNA methyltransferase gives MRFFATCAKGTEGALRRELSGLRLPAVRGDRGGVSFEGALEAGMRACLHARTAMRVLLELARFPAPDAAALYEGARAVAWQDWLDVRTTLAVEATVSSTTITHSGFAALKVKDAAVDVLRERLGARPDVDPKDPDVRIVLHLARDEATLSLDLAGAPLHRRGYRAVTTEAPLKETLAAAVLLLGGVDPALPFADPMAGSGTLAIEHALRARRIAPGLDRAFGFQRWPSYRGGPQSAWDRMKAAARAEILPRAPAPIVARDGHPKAIQALRLNAAAAGVEADLEISQADARDLQPSADAGAIVTNPPYGERLGGGGEGASAAEARVAGKKLQGFYRGLAEMLVRHHGWTAVVLSGNPLLERAIPIRPAVDHRLWNGPLEAHLLKYELP, from the coding sequence ATGCGCTTCTTCGCCACCTGCGCCAAGGGCACCGAGGGTGCCCTGCGGCGCGAGCTGTCCGGCCTCCGCCTCCCCGCCGTCCGCGGCGATCGCGGCGGCGTCTCGTTCGAGGGGGCGCTGGAGGCCGGCATGCGGGCCTGCCTGCACGCGCGGACCGCCATGCGCGTCCTGCTGGAGCTGGCGCGCTTCCCGGCCCCGGACGCGGCGGCGCTGTACGAGGGCGCGCGCGCGGTCGCGTGGCAGGACTGGCTCGACGTGCGGACCACGCTGGCGGTGGAGGCGACCGTCTCCTCGACCACCATCACGCACTCCGGCTTCGCGGCGCTCAAGGTGAAGGACGCGGCGGTGGACGTGCTGCGCGAGCGGCTCGGCGCGCGCCCGGACGTGGACCCGAAGGACCCGGACGTGCGGATCGTGCTGCACCTCGCCCGCGACGAGGCCACGCTGTCGCTCGATCTCGCCGGCGCGCCGCTGCACCGGCGCGGCTACCGCGCGGTGACCACCGAGGCACCGCTCAAGGAGACGCTGGCCGCGGCGGTGCTGCTGCTCGGCGGCGTCGACCCGGCGCTCCCCTTCGCCGACCCGATGGCCGGCTCCGGGACGCTCGCCATCGAGCACGCGCTGCGCGCCCGGCGCATCGCGCCCGGCCTGGACCGCGCGTTCGGCTTCCAGCGCTGGCCGAGCTACCGGGGCGGCCCGCAGTCGGCCTGGGACCGCATGAAGGCGGCGGCGCGCGCCGAGATCCTGCCGCGGGCGCCGGCGCCGATCGTGGCGCGCGACGGGCACCCGAAGGCGATCCAGGCGCTCCGGCTGAACGCCGCCGCGGCGGGCGTGGAGGCCGACCTCGAGATCTCGCAGGCCGACGCGCGCGACCTCCAGCCGTCCGCGGACGCGGGCGCCATCGTGACCAACCCGCCCTACGGCGAGCGCCTGGGCGGCGGCGGCGAGGGCGCGAGCGCGGCCGAGGCGCGCGTCGCGGGCAAGAAGCTGCAGGGCTTCTACCGCGGCCTGGCCGAGATGCTGGTGCGCCACCACGGCTGGACCGCGGTGGTGCTCTCCGGCAACCCGCTCCTCGAGCGGGCCATCCCGATCCGGCCCGCGGTGGATCACCGGCTCTGGAACGGACCCCTCGAGGCCCACCTGCTGAAGTACGAGCTCCCGTGA